One window from the genome of bacterium encodes:
- a CDS encoding GNAT family N-acetyltransferase, whose translation MSEQQATVRRAEEKDLPRIAAINAGVFLGDRDLPDGALQWATCWFKSFPLYQYFVIEIDGEVAGYAGWQTHGGFHRAEPAVELEQIGIDPRFQGQKLGPKLTEASLREVIAWTQETNTRIESHVTLVVWAYTLNFNAMGIYAKTFTDGVQGFRVKYGNRGESMLRVRIPIVRKVRDV comes from the coding sequence GTGAGTGAACAACAGGCAACGGTCCGCAGGGCCGAAGAAAAAGACTTGCCACGTATAGCGGCGATCAATGCGGGCGTATTCCTTGGCGACCGGGACTTGCCGGATGGCGCTCTCCAATGGGCGACGTGTTGGTTCAAGTCCTTCCCGCTGTATCAGTATTTCGTCATCGAAATCGACGGCGAAGTTGCCGGATACGCGGGATGGCAAACGCATGGCGGTTTTCATCGGGCCGAACCCGCCGTCGAGCTCGAGCAGATCGGCATCGACCCTCGGTTCCAAGGCCAAAAGCTCGGCCCGAAGCTTACCGAAGCAAGTCTGCGCGAAGTGATCGCGTGGACGCAAGAAACGAACACGCGCATCGAGAGCCACGTCACCCTGGTCGTATGGGCGTATACGCTCAACTTCAACGCGATGGGCATCTACGCCAAGACCTTTACCGACGGCGTGCAGGGGTTTCGGGTGAAATACGGCAATCGAGGCGAAAGCATGCTTCGCGTCCGCATACCTATCGTCCGCAAGGTGCGCGACGTATAG
- a CDS encoding pseudouridine synthase: MRINKYLARQGHATRRGADELIEAKKVLLNDRIAVLGDKVEEGDKVELRSGHKPKEYKYFAYHKPKGVITHSPQEEDEEDIKGALSSFPELADVFPVGRLDKASHGLIILTNDGRVTDRLLNPDHDHEKEYVVKTRDKLRPSFKEHMEKGVELEDGYVTKPAKVKLLGEKAFAVTLTEGKKHQIRRMVSMLHNDTVELKRTKVMNIALGSLPSGAFRPIEGPPLKGFLKALGIG; encoded by the coding sequence ATGCGCATCAATAAATACCTCGCCCGCCAGGGCCACGCGACAAGGCGCGGTGCCGACGAGCTTATCGAAGCCAAGAAGGTGCTCCTCAACGACCGCATCGCCGTGCTTGGCGACAAGGTGGAGGAGGGCGACAAAGTAGAACTCCGCTCGGGCCACAAGCCCAAGGAATACAAATATTTCGCGTACCATAAGCCCAAGGGCGTCATTACCCACTCGCCGCAGGAAGAAGACGAAGAAGACATAAAAGGCGCCTTGAGCAGCTTCCCCGAGCTTGCGGATGTCTTCCCCGTGGGCCGTCTTGATAAGGCTTCGCACGGCCTCATCATCCTCACGAACGACGGGCGCGTGACCGATCGGCTGCTGAATCCCGATCACGACCACGAGAAAGAATATGTCGTGAAGACGCGCGACAAGCTGCGGCCCAGCTTTAAGGAGCACATGGAGAAAGGCGTCGAACTCGAAGACGGCTATGTGACCAAGCCCGCAAAGGTGAAGCTGCTTGGCGAAAAGGCCTTCGCCGTCACCCTCACCGAAGGCAAGAAGCACCAGATACGCCGGATGGTCTCGATGCTCCATAACGACACGGTCGAACTCAAACGCACCAAGGTGATGAACATCGCACTCGGGAGCCTCCCGTCCGGGGCGTTCCGACCGATCGAGGGTCCGCCGCTCAAGGGATTTTTGAAAGCATTAGGGATTGGATAA